One stretch of Bosea vaviloviae DNA includes these proteins:
- a CDS encoding DUF2201 family putative metallopeptidase — protein sequence MNGVPERSPEDRATRARIAGGLRLVTAPFPHLCGLAAAVRVEIDARVPTMGVFASGRMLVNPSFTARLSADDLVFVLAHELLHLALRTHDRARGSAALEFNYAHDYIINDMLRHALGTTTIPAGGLDMPGARAKSAEEIVLDMRRSSHFMSSRTQVWEGQIATVEQVLGAARQAPDGTMGDALDARRERELFPEDTADQAERGQAIRDLAMRGMVLAKAMGAMRGRGDGPGGTQQNVQARRGLYRTPWHVALQTWLEGAAPGERTFTRASRRGNDRTDVVMPGRKRYSWMLNVILDTSASMGDEIPLVLGAIADFCDVAGVDEIRVVQCDTVVTSDDILSPSGLAAYEISGYGGSDLTPALAALAEDGRVTAAVVITDGDISYPTEPVPYAVLWVLPKPSSTFQPPYGRVITLQPGDAS from the coding sequence ATGAACGGCGTTCCGGAGCGGTCTCCTGAGGACCGCGCCACCCGGGCGCGGATCGCTGGGGGCTTGCGGCTGGTGACGGCCCCGTTCCCGCATCTCTGTGGCCTCGCGGCGGCGGTGCGCGTCGAGATCGATGCGCGCGTGCCGACCATGGGCGTCTTCGCCTCCGGCCGGATGCTGGTGAACCCGTCCTTCACCGCAAGGCTGTCGGCGGATGACCTCGTTTTCGTGCTCGCCCACGAGCTTCTGCATCTGGCGCTGCGCACCCATGACCGGGCGCGCGGCAGCGCCGCGCTCGAGTTCAACTACGCCCATGACTACATCATCAACGACATGCTGCGGCATGCGTTGGGCACGACGACGATCCCGGCGGGCGGGCTCGACATGCCCGGCGCGCGCGCGAAATCTGCCGAGGAGATCGTCCTCGACATGCGCCGCAGCAGCCATTTCATGTCCTCCCGCACGCAGGTCTGGGAGGGGCAGATCGCGACCGTCGAGCAGGTGCTCGGGGCGGCGCGGCAGGCGCCCGACGGCACGATGGGCGATGCGCTCGACGCCAGGCGCGAGCGCGAGCTTTTCCCCGAGGATACGGCCGACCAGGCCGAGCGCGGCCAGGCGATCCGCGATCTCGCGATGCGCGGGATGGTGCTTGCCAAGGCGATGGGCGCGATGCGCGGACGCGGCGACGGGCCCGGCGGCACGCAGCAGAACGTCCAGGCGCGGCGCGGCCTCTACCGCACGCCCTGGCATGTCGCGCTCCAGACCTGGCTCGAAGGTGCAGCACCGGGCGAGCGCACCTTCACCCGCGCCTCGCGGCGCGGCAACGACCGCACCGATGTCGTGATGCCGGGCCGCAAGCGCTATTCCTGGATGCTCAACGTCATCCTCGACACCAGCGCCTCGATGGGGGACGAGATCCCGCTCGTGCTCGGCGCCATCGCCGATTTCTGTGATGTGGCGGGCGTCGACGAGATCCGCGTCGTCCAGTGCGACACGGTCGTGACCTCCGACGACATCCTCTCACCGAGCGGGCTCGCGGCTTACGAGATCAGCGGTTATGGCGGCAGCGACCTGACGCCTGCACTCGCCGCTTTGGCCGAGGACGGGCGCGTGACCGCCGCGGTCGTGATCACCGATGGCGACATCTCCTACCCGACCGAGCCCGTTCCCTATGCGGTGCTCTGGGTGCTGCCGAAACCGTCTTCGACCTTCCAGCCGCCCTATGGGCGGGTCATCACCCTGCAGCCGGGAGACGCGTCATGA
- a CDS encoding AAA family ATPase → MDAMRSAFDEVVTLRQAKQLIQCMAHEQSFLLLSAPGLGKSELVYEAAREAGLPCRSLLGTQIAPEDVSGIPRIVGERSVFCPPRVLLPEKPEPFCLFLDELPACSPDVQKAFYSLLLERRLGEHALPKGTWVVAAGNRLQDRALVRAMSSALVNRVTILQLRVDVAEWLAWAQRAGVRAEIRSFITTIPDALMRPVPAEPMPFSTPRAWALLSRALDMAQKAGLLSNETRRALAFGRLSPEDAVVFCALAEDSIGAVRPLEEYLRKPELLPKGDSARWFILDCIRQFVRDGRAEGIRPYFINRFLRALSCEHQLLVLNDMVETWGALGADRAMHDLLRKVAAT, encoded by the coding sequence ATGGATGCGATGCGATCGGCGTTCGACGAAGTCGTCACGCTGCGTCAGGCCAAGCAACTGATCCAGTGCATGGCTCATGAGCAGAGTTTTCTGCTGCTCTCGGCTCCAGGGTTGGGCAAATCCGAGCTGGTCTATGAGGCGGCGCGCGAGGCCGGCCTGCCCTGCCGCTCGCTGCTCGGCACGCAGATCGCTCCCGAGGATGTGAGCGGCATTCCGCGCATCGTCGGCGAGCGCTCGGTCTTCTGCCCGCCGCGCGTCCTGCTGCCGGAAAAGCCCGAACCGTTCTGCCTGTTCCTCGATGAATTGCCGGCCTGCTCGCCCGATGTCCAGAAGGCGTTCTATTCGCTCCTGCTCGAGCGCCGGCTCGGCGAGCACGCCTTGCCGAAGGGCACTTGGGTGGTCGCGGCGGGCAACCGCCTGCAGGACCGCGCTCTGGTGCGGGCGATGAGCTCGGCCCTGGTCAACCGCGTCACCATCCTGCAATTGCGGGTCGATGTCGCGGAATGGCTCGCCTGGGCGCAGCGCGCCGGCGTGCGAGCCGAGATCCGCAGCTTCATCACGACTATACCCGACGCCCTGATGCGCCCGGTGCCGGCCGAGCCGATGCCGTTTTCGACGCCGCGCGCCTGGGCGCTGCTGTCGCGCGCGCTCGACATGGCCCAGAAGGCCGGTCTGCTCAGCAACGAGACGCGCCGGGCGCTGGCCTTCGGGCGGCTCTCGCCGGAGGATGCGGTGGTGTTCTGCGCGCTGGCGGAGGATTCGATCGGCGCCGTGCGGCCGCTGGAGGAGTATTTGCGCAAGCCGGAGCTTCTGCCCAAGGGCGATTCCGCGCGCTGGTTCATCCTCGACTGCATCCGTCAGTTCGTCCGCGACGGCCGGGCTGAAGGCATCAGGCCGTACTTCATCAACCGCTTTCTGCGCGCCCTGTCCTGCGAACATCAACTCCTGGTGCTCAACGACATGGTCGAGACATGGGGGGCGCTTGGGGCCGATCGCGCCATGCACGATCTCCTGCGCAAGGTCGCGGCGACATGA
- a CDS encoding NADP-dependent malic enzyme: protein MAKSTLSADMRSGALVYHRSPRPGKIEIQATKPLGNQRDLALAYSPGVAAACEAIVDDPSQAAELTSRQNLVAVITNGTAVLGLGDIGPLASKPVMEGKAVLFKKFAGIDCFDIEVEQKNIEKFVEVVAALEPTFGGINLEDIKGPECFEIEEQLKARMQIPVFHDDQHGTAIIVSAAVLNGLDLAGKHIGEVKIVVSGAGAAALACLNLLVELGAQRKNIWVTDLEGVVHKGRNTLMDRWKEVYAQETDARTLAEVIGGADIFLGLSAAGVLKPEMAKQMAAKPLILALANPNPEITPEDALAVRPDAMICTGRSDYPNQVNNVLCFPYIFRGALDVQATTINEAMKLAAVRAIAALAREATSDIAARAYGGEASTFGATSLIPNPFDPRLILRIAPAVAEAAMATGVARKPLEDVEAYREDLSRFVFRSGFIMKPLFALAKADPKRVIYAEGEDERVLRAAQVALEEGLAIPILIGRPSVIETRIERFGLSIKPGRDFELINPEDDPRYRDYVQTYLDIAGRRGITPDAARSLVRTNNTVIAALAVARGEADAMIAGLEGRYLSRLRHIKDIIGLQPGVCDISAMTLIITNKGAFFLADTHVKADPTAEEIADMTVLAASHVARFGIEPKIALLSHSDFGAADTPSSLKMRKALGLIRERAPELECDGEMEADTALVAMVRERVLPSSRLKGVANVLIFPNLDAANIAYQFAKVLADALPVGPILIGAAKPAHILTGSVTARGVVNMTALAVVEAQERAAIAVAG from the coding sequence ATGGCCAAGAGTACCTTGTCGGCGGATATGCGCTCGGGCGCGCTCGTCTACCATCGCAGCCCACGCCCCGGTAAGATCGAAATCCAGGCGACCAAGCCGCTCGGCAACCAGCGCGATCTGGCGCTGGCCTATTCGCCCGGCGTTGCCGCCGCCTGCGAGGCGATCGTCGACGATCCCAGCCAGGCCGCCGAACTGACCTCGCGCCAGAACCTCGTCGCCGTCATCACCAACGGCACCGCCGTGCTCGGCCTCGGCGACATCGGCCCCCTGGCCTCCAAGCCGGTGATGGAGGGCAAGGCGGTCCTGTTCAAGAAATTCGCCGGCATCGACTGCTTCGACATCGAGGTCGAGCAGAAGAACATCGAGAAATTCGTCGAGGTCGTCGCGGCGCTGGAGCCGACCTTCGGCGGCATCAATCTCGAGGACATCAAGGGTCCGGAATGCTTCGAGATCGAGGAACAGCTCAAGGCCCGGATGCAGATCCCGGTCTTCCATGACGACCAGCACGGCACGGCGATCATCGTCAGCGCCGCGGTCCTGAACGGGCTCGATCTCGCCGGCAAACATATCGGCGAGGTCAAGATCGTCGTCTCCGGCGCGGGCGCCGCCGCGCTCGCTTGCCTCAACCTGCTGGTCGAGCTCGGGGCCCAGCGCAAGAATATCTGGGTCACCGACCTCGAAGGCGTGGTCCATAAGGGCCGCAACACGCTGATGGACCGCTGGAAGGAAGTCTATGCGCAGGAGACCGACGCCCGCACGCTGGCCGAGGTCATCGGTGGCGCCGACATCTTCCTCGGCCTCTCCGCAGCGGGCGTGCTCAAGCCCGAGATGGCCAAGCAGATGGCCGCCAAGCCCTTGATCCTGGCGCTCGCCAACCCCAACCCCGAGATCACGCCGGAAGACGCCTTGGCCGTGCGCCCCGACGCTATGATCTGCACCGGGCGCTCGGACTACCCGAACCAGGTCAACAACGTCCTGTGCTTCCCCTATATCTTCCGCGGCGCACTCGACGTGCAGGCGACGACGATCAACGAGGCGATGAAGCTCGCAGCCGTGCGCGCCATCGCCGCGCTTGCCCGCGAGGCGACGTCGGACATCGCGGCGCGCGCCTATGGCGGCGAGGCCTCGACCTTCGGGGCGACCTCGCTGATCCCCAACCCCTTCGATCCGCGTCTGATCCTGCGCATCGCGCCCGCCGTCGCCGAGGCCGCGATGGCGACCGGCGTCGCGCGCAAGCCGCTCGAGGACGTCGAGGCCTATCGCGAGGACCTGTCGCGCTTCGTCTTCCGCTCGGGCTTCATCATGAAACCGCTCTTCGCCCTGGCGAAGGCCGACCCCAAGCGCGTGATCTATGCCGAGGGCGAGGATGAGCGCGTGCTGCGCGCCGCCCAGGTCGCGCTGGAGGAAGGGCTGGCGATCCCGATCCTGATCGGCCGCCCGAGCGTGATCGAGACGCGCATCGAGCGCTTCGGCCTGTCGATCAAGCCCGGCCGGGATTTCGAACTGATCAACCCGGAGGACGATCCGCGCTATCGCGACTACGTCCAGACCTATCTCGACATCGCCGGCCGACGCGGCATCACGCCCGATGCCGCCCGCTCGCTGGTGCGCACCAACAACACCGTCATCGCGGCGCTCGCCGTGGCGCGCGGCGAGGCCGACGCCATGATCGCCGGGCTGGAGGGCCGCTATCTCTCGCGGCTGCGGCACATCAAGGACATCATCGGCCTGCAGCCCGGCGTCTGCGACATCTCGGCGATGACCCTGATCATCACCAACAAAGGCGCCTTCTTCCTGGCCGACACCCATGTGAAGGCCGACCCGACCGCCGAGGAGATCGCCGACATGACGGTGCTCGCGGCGAGCCATGTCGCGCGCTTCGGCATCGAGCCCAAGATCGCCTTGCTCTCGCATTCGGATTTCGGCGCAGCCGACACGCCCTCCTCGCTCAAGATGCGCAAGGCGCTCGGCCTGATCCGCGAGCGTGCGCCGGAGCTGGAATGCGATGGCGAGATGGAGGCCGACACCGCACTCGTCGCCATGGTGCGCGAGCGCGTGCTGCCCTCATCGCGCCTGAAGGGCGTTGCCAACGTCCTGATCTTCCCCAATCTCGACGCCGCCAACATCGCCTATCAATTCGCCAAGGTGCTGGCGGATGCGCTGCCCGTCGGGCCAATCCTGATCGGCGCGGCCAAGCCCGCCCATATCCTCACCGGCTCGGTGACGGCGCGCGGCGTCGTCAACATGACGGCGCTGGCGGTGGTCGAGGCGCAGGAGCGGGCGGCAATCGCCGTGGCTGGCTAA
- a CDS encoding LCCL domain-containing protein: MKVVQDLIAYFDRRGKLSRRQLKKLLDQNSVASEAPPNMHGLCEKIGAVYYFRITGVIEGQLWGTDIYSGDSALGAAAVHVGLLKPGKTGIFRVTVVTPPEKFPGTERNGVTSTEYGSYQYAWQLAAV, encoded by the coding sequence ATGAAAGTCGTCCAGGACCTGATCGCCTATTTCGACCGACGCGGAAAGCTGTCGCGCCGGCAGCTCAAAAAGCTGCTCGACCAGAACTCCGTCGCCTCCGAGGCGCCGCCGAACATGCACGGCCTCTGCGAAAAAATCGGAGCGGTCTATTATTTCCGCATTACGGGCGTGATCGAGGGCCAACTCTGGGGCACGGACATCTATAGCGGCGATTCGGCGCTTGGAGCTGCAGCCGTGCATGTGGGGCTGCTGAAGCCCGGCAAGACCGGAATCTTCCGGGTGACGGTGGTGACGCCGCCGGAAAAGTTTCCGGGCACCGAACGCAACGGCGTGACCAGCACGGAATATGGCAGCTACCAATATGCTTGGCAGCTCGCTGCCGTCTGA
- a CDS encoding toxin-antitoxin system TumE family protein, with protein MPATLLIDEKIVLPDGCIEQIRVWLLPQANPERPHRLKYSLFYGRPGERIIGYDNEWGKGDHRHYRGVEEAYVFKTLEALLIDFQADVAAERKRP; from the coding sequence ATGCCGGCGACGCTGTTGATCGATGAAAAGATCGTATTGCCGGATGGTTGCATCGAGCAGATCAGGGTTTGGCTGTTGCCACAGGCCAATCCCGAACGTCCGCACCGGCTGAAGTACTCGCTATTCTACGGCCGGCCGGGAGAGCGCATCATCGGCTACGATAACGAATGGGGCAAAGGCGACCATCGCCATTATCGTGGTGTCGAGGAGGCCTATGTCTTCAAGACGCTCGAGGCTTTGCTGATCGACTTCCAGGCGGATGTCGCGGCGGAAAGGAAGCGGCCATGA